In one window of Chitinivorax tropicus DNA:
- a CDS encoding OmpA family protein: MTNKLIKSVLAASLAVAGFTAHASEGYTQDGSTGSVVKNAYSECWRTGYWTKENATEECDASLMPPKPAPAPAPAPVVEAPATPVAPAPVVAPAAPKTEKFTLQADVLFAFNGDKLSNEGKVALDKVIEDALAPHVKSIDGTVEISGHTDRIGSDKYNQKLSERRAESVKAYAVSKGLPADKITTQGLGKSQPVTKPEDCKGNKKTKKLIACLQPDRRVEIELKGTKSAN; encoded by the coding sequence ATGACCAACAAACTGATCAAGTCTGTGTTGGCAGCTTCGTTGGCCGTTGCCGGCTTTACCGCTCATGCAAGCGAAGGCTACACTCAAGATGGTTCCACGGGTTCCGTCGTGAAGAACGCTTATAGCGAATGCTGGCGTACCGGCTACTGGACCAAAGAAAATGCAACCGAAGAGTGCGATGCCAGCCTGATGCCACCCAAGCCAGCGCCTGCTCCCGCACCCGCGCCGGTTGTCGAAGCGCCTGCCACACCGGTAGCACCTGCACCTGTGGTCGCGCCGGCTGCTCCGAAGACCGAAAAGTTCACGCTGCAAGCTGATGTCCTGTTTGCCTTCAATGGCGACAAGCTGTCCAACGAAGGTAAAGTTGCCTTGGACAAAGTCATCGAAGACGCACTGGCACCTCACGTCAAGAGCATCGACGGCACAGTTGAGATCTCCGGCCACACCGATCGCATCGGCTCCGACAAGTACAATCAGAAACTGTCCGAGCGTCGCGCTGAATCAGTGAAGGCTTACGCAGTCAGCAAAGGCTTGCCCGCTGACAAGATCACGACACAGGGCCTGGGCAAATCCCAGCCTGTGACCAAGCCTGAAGATTGCAAAGGCAACAAGAAGACCAAGAAATTGATCGCTTGCCTGCAGCCTGATCGCCGGGTTGAGATCGAACTGAAGGGCACCAAATCCGCTAACTGA
- the gyrA gene encoding DNA gyrase subunit A, whose translation MEQFAKETIPVSLEEEMRKSYLDYAMSVIVGRALPDVRDGLKPVHRRVLFAMHEANNVWNRPYVKCARIVGDVMGKYHPHGDASIYDTLVRMAQDFSMRYTLVDGQGNFGSIDGDNAAAMRYTECRLERISGELMADIDKETVDFVPNYDGKEQEPSVLPTRLPNLLINGQTGIAVGMATNIPPHNLSEVIDGALALLRNSELTVDELMEYIPAPDFPTAGIIYGISGVREGYRTGRGRVVMRARTHVEEVGKDKQAIIVDELPYQVNKKNLIEKIAQLVRDKEIDGIADLRDESDKSGMRMYIELKRNEMPDVVLNNLFKQTELQSTFGMNMVALVDGQPRLLNLKQILECFLRHRREVVTRRTVYELKKARERAHVLEGLAVALSNVDEVIALIKASPTPPEAKLALMSREWRSPLVEDMLARVASDAARPEWLSPEFGLKAQGYKLSDTQAQAILDMRLQRLTGLEQDKLQAEYREVMDKILDLLDILSKPERVTQIIADELADTKQMFGDARRSEIIPFGEDISLEDLITPQDMVVTLSHGGYMKAQPLDDYRSQRRGGRGKQAAATKEDDFIDNLFIANTHDYVLCFSSLGRVYWIKVYEVPQGGRTARGKPIVNLLPLQDGEKINAILPVKTFDEDHYVFMATSLGTVKKTPLSDFSRPLKKGIIAVDLDEGDYLIGVAITSGKHQVMMFSDAGKAVRFDEQDVRAMGRQARGVRGMLLQEGQSVISMLVADSEDWQVLTATENGYGKRTPIGEFRFTSRGTQGVIAVDLTEKTGQKLVAATLVQTSDEVMLITTGGVLIRTKVSEIRETGRAAQGVRLINLDEGEKLSGLEKVIETEGEEIEQEGDEGADISPDSDA comes from the coding sequence ATGGAACAGTTCGCAAAAGAGACCATACCCGTCAGCCTTGAAGAGGAAATGCGCAAGAGCTATCTCGATTATGCAATGAGCGTGATCGTCGGTCGAGCGCTGCCGGACGTGCGGGATGGCTTGAAGCCTGTACATCGCCGCGTTTTATTTGCAATGCATGAGGCCAACAATGTCTGGAACCGCCCATATGTGAAGTGTGCACGTATCGTCGGGGACGTCATGGGTAAATACCACCCGCATGGCGATGCTTCGATCTACGATACGCTGGTGCGCATGGCTCAGGATTTCAGCATGCGTTATACCTTGGTCGATGGCCAGGGTAACTTCGGCTCGATCGACGGTGACAATGCGGCGGCGATGCGTTATACCGAGTGCCGTCTGGAGCGGATCTCCGGTGAGTTGATGGCGGACATCGACAAGGAGACCGTCGATTTCGTACCCAACTATGATGGTAAAGAGCAAGAGCCATCGGTGCTGCCAACCCGCTTGCCCAATTTGTTGATCAACGGCCAGACTGGTATTGCAGTCGGGATGGCAACCAATATCCCACCACACAATCTGTCTGAAGTCATCGATGGCGCATTGGCGTTGTTGCGCAACAGTGAGCTGACGGTTGATGAGCTGATGGAATACATCCCGGCGCCGGACTTCCCCACTGCTGGCATCATCTATGGCATCAGTGGCGTGCGCGAGGGTTATCGCACAGGCCGTGGCCGGGTGGTGATGCGTGCCCGTACCCATGTCGAAGAGGTGGGTAAGGACAAACAGGCCATCATCGTTGATGAGCTGCCCTATCAAGTCAACAAGAAGAACCTGATCGAGAAGATCGCGCAATTGGTGCGTGACAAAGAGATCGACGGCATTGCCGATCTGCGTGACGAGTCCGACAAATCCGGCATGCGGATGTACATCGAGCTCAAGCGCAATGAGATGCCAGATGTCGTGCTCAACAATCTGTTCAAGCAGACTGAGCTGCAATCCACATTTGGCATGAACATGGTGGCGCTGGTCGATGGCCAGCCACGGTTGCTGAATCTCAAGCAGATCCTCGAATGCTTCCTGCGGCATCGTCGTGAAGTAGTGACCCGTCGCACCGTCTATGAGCTGAAAAAGGCGCGTGAGCGGGCTCATGTCCTGGAGGGTCTGGCGGTTGCGCTGTCCAATGTGGATGAGGTGATTGCGCTGATCAAGGCATCACCGACCCCGCCAGAGGCCAAGCTTGCCTTGATGTCTCGTGAGTGGCGCTCTCCACTGGTTGAGGACATGTTGGCGCGCGTTGCATCCGATGCAGCCCGCCCTGAATGGCTGTCACCTGAGTTTGGCTTGAAAGCGCAAGGCTATAAGCTGTCGGATACACAGGCCCAGGCGATTCTGGATATGCGCCTGCAGCGCCTGACCGGGTTGGAGCAGGACAAGCTGCAGGCTGAGTATCGCGAGGTGATGGATAAGATTCTGGATCTGTTGGATATTCTGTCCAAGCCGGAACGGGTGACCCAGATCATCGCTGATGAGCTGGCAGACACCAAGCAGATGTTCGGTGACGCACGCCGCTCCGAGATCATTCCTTTTGGCGAAGACATCAGCCTGGAAGACCTGATCACGCCGCAGGATATGGTCGTGACCCTGTCGCATGGCGGGTATATGAAGGCGCAGCCGCTGGACGATTACCGGTCCCAGCGGCGCGGTGGACGTGGCAAGCAGGCTGCCGCCACCAAGGAAGACGATTTCATCGACAACCTGTTCATTGCCAATACCCATGATTACGTATTGTGCTTCTCAAGCCTGGGGCGCGTGTATTGGATCAAGGTCTACGAGGTACCGCAAGGCGGGCGTACCGCCCGTGGCAAGCCGATCGTCAACCTTTTGCCTTTGCAGGACGGTGAAAAGATCAATGCGATCCTGCCGGTGAAGACGTTTGACGAGGATCACTATGTGTTCATGGCCACCAGCCTGGGCACCGTCAAAAAGACACCGTTGTCGGATTTCTCCCGCCCGCTCAAGAAGGGCATCATCGCCGTCGATCTGGACGAGGGGGACTACCTGATCGGCGTGGCCATCACATCAGGGAAACATCAGGTCATGATGTTCTCCGATGCCGGCAAGGCGGTTCGCTTCGACGAGCAGGATGTACGCGCCATGGGTCGTCAGGCACGTGGCGTGCGCGGCATGCTGCTGCAGGAAGGCCAGTCGGTGATCTCGATGTTGGTTGCCGACTCTGAAGACTGGCAGGTGTTGACTGCTACTGAGAACGGCTATGGCAAACGCACCCCGATTGGGGAATTCCGCTTTACCAGCCGTGGCACGCAAGGGGTGATTGCGGTTGATCTGACGGAAAAGACCGGCCAGAAACTGGTCGCGGCCACGCTGGTGCAGACCAGTGACGAAGTCATGCTGATCACGACCGGTGGTGTATTGATCCGCACCAAGGTCAGCGAGATCCGTGAGACAGGGCGTGCCGCACAGGGGGTGCGTCTGATCAATCTGGACGAAGGCGAGAAGTTGTCCGGGCTGGAAAAGGTCATCGAGACGGAAGGCGAGGAGATCGAACAGGAAGGTGACGAGGGAGCTGACATCAGCCCGGATTCCGATGCCTGA
- a CDS encoding ComEA family DNA-binding protein: protein MKSVLIALLTWLAMMAGAWAAVDLNAASQQQLEALPGIGPAKAKAIIEYRTKNGPFKAPEDVMKVSGIKQGTFDKIKGELTVGGKGPAPAAKPAEAKAGAKPAEPKKEEKKK, encoded by the coding sequence ATGAAGAGTGTACTGATTGCATTGTTGACATGGCTGGCAATGATGGCCGGGGCTTGGGCGGCGGTTGACCTCAATGCTGCGAGCCAGCAACAGCTGGAGGCATTGCCCGGCATCGGCCCGGCAAAAGCAAAGGCCATCATTGAATATCGCACCAAAAATGGACCCTTCAAGGCCCCTGAGGATGTGATGAAGGTGTCTGGCATCAAGCAGGGGACATTCGATAAGATCAAAGGTGAGCTGACCGTTGGCGGTAAAGGGCCTGCGCCGGCAGCTAAGCCTGCTGAGGCCAAGGCGGGCGCCAAACCGGCTGAGCCGAAGAAAGAAGAAAAGAAAAAGTAA
- a CDS encoding enoyl-CoA hydratase: MQSVVVEDEVTSLVLRERHEGVVQLTLNRPKQQNALCSQLLSCLQSELDEISLDESVRVVVLAAKGPAFCSGHDLKEIQGRYTREHCVALFRQSSRLMMTMTRMPQPIIAKVHGMATAAGCQLVANCDMAVASTTAKFATSGINFGLFCATPAVAISRSLPRKVAVEMLLTGESIDAHTAFVRGMVNRVVSPEHLDEETMRLAMSICDKPASSIMAGKQMFYRQLDMGLEQAYQYAAEVMALNVMSEDAHEGIQAFLDKRPPHWRPA; the protein is encoded by the coding sequence ATGCAGTCCGTTGTCGTTGAGGATGAAGTAACCTCGCTAGTGCTTCGTGAGCGCCATGAAGGCGTTGTTCAACTCACCTTGAATCGTCCCAAACAGCAAAATGCGCTGTGTAGCCAACTGCTCTCGTGCCTGCAGAGCGAGCTGGATGAGATCTCTCTGGATGAATCAGTCCGCGTGGTGGTCTTGGCAGCTAAAGGTCCTGCTTTCTGCTCCGGGCATGATCTGAAAGAAATCCAAGGACGCTACACGCGCGAGCATTGTGTGGCCCTGTTCCGCCAATCAAGCAGATTGATGATGACCATGACACGGATGCCCCAGCCCATCATTGCCAAGGTGCATGGCATGGCCACGGCAGCGGGGTGTCAACTGGTGGCCAATTGTGATATGGCCGTGGCCTCGACGACGGCCAAATTCGCGACTTCCGGTATCAATTTCGGGCTGTTTTGTGCAACACCTGCTGTGGCAATCAGCCGCAGCTTACCTCGTAAGGTAGCTGTCGAAATGCTGTTGACCGGCGAGTCGATCGACGCCCACACCGCCTTTGTGCGTGGCATGGTGAATCGGGTGGTGTCGCCAGAGCATCTGGATGAGGAAACCATGCGCCTGGCGATGTCGATCTGTGATAAACCGGCGTCCTCCATCATGGCTGGCAAACAGATGTTCTACCGGCAGCTGGACATGGGGCTGGAGCAGGCCTATCAATACGCAGCAGAGGTGATGGCCTTGAACGTGATGTCAGAAGATGCGCACGAGGGTATCCAGGCCTTTCTGGATAAGCGCCCCCCGCACTGGCGGCCAGCCTGA
- a CDS encoding thioesterase family protein has protein sequence MNLYFRFLITLIRTLLAKPTHALALSRQRFRCMPWDCDINMHMTNSRYLSFMDLGRTYLLGTTGILGTLLRHKWGPVVQAADLTFIREIKPFQSFELVTRLLCWDEKYWYIQQDFEVDGKVCASAVLRGLFVKGREKVSSATVLGSIGFDEPSPIVPAHVEAWAAAFQLKKNATR, from the coding sequence ATGAATCTCTACTTTCGCTTTCTGATCACCCTGATCCGCACACTGCTGGCCAAACCCACCCACGCGCTGGCCCTGTCCCGGCAACGTTTTCGCTGCATGCCGTGGGATTGTGACATCAATATGCACATGACCAACTCACGCTATTTGTCATTCATGGATCTGGGCCGAACCTATCTGCTGGGCACCACCGGCATATTGGGCACCCTGCTACGCCACAAATGGGGGCCGGTCGTCCAGGCGGCAGATCTCACCTTCATCCGTGAAATCAAGCCTTTTCAATCATTTGAGCTGGTGACCCGCTTACTGTGCTGGGATGAAAAATACTGGTACATCCAACAAGATTTCGAAGTGGATGGCAAGGTGTGTGCTTCTGCGGTGTTGCGCGGGCTGTTTGTCAAAGGCCGCGAGAAGGTGTCATCGGCCACCGTCCTGGGTTCGATTGGCTTTGACGAGCCCTCGCCAATCGTTCCGGCTCATGTTGAGGCCTGGGCTGCAGCATTCCAACTGAAAAAAAATGCCACTAGATAA
- the pepP gene encoding Xaa-Pro aminopeptidase: MTQLALTIARRARLAGQMKQGVAIIPTATELARNADSNFPFRFDSSFFYLTAFPEPDAIVVIVAGPQPMSILFCREKDPEREIWDGYRYGPEAAKAKFGFDEAWPLAEMDQRIPEILHHQSCLYSAFGVDASWDQRVSGWLQATRRLSVRAHVGPTELRDWRTLVDEMRLIKDEQELGVMRRAAAISGDAHVRAMRFAKPGCFEYEVEAELMHEFYRRGSRAPAYGSIVAAGANACVLHYETNNAVLNDGDLLLIDAGCELEGYASDITRTFPVNGKFSGPQRDVYEIVLAAQQAAIDLIRPGALWSDPHLAAVKVLAQGMLDLKWLEGSLDAVIESEAYRQFYMHQTGHWLGLDVHDVGDYKQQDSWRALQPGMVMTVEPGLYVRPTDKVPEAFWHIGIRIEDDVAITTTGHDVLTAGTPKTIADIEATMATR; the protein is encoded by the coding sequence ATGACTCAACTCGCGCTGACCATCGCCCGCCGTGCCCGGCTTGCAGGGCAGATGAAACAAGGCGTTGCGATCATTCCCACCGCGACCGAGCTTGCCCGCAACGCAGATTCGAATTTCCCTTTCCGCTTTGACAGCTCCTTCTTTTACCTGACAGCCTTTCCCGAACCAGACGCCATCGTGGTGATCGTGGCCGGGCCGCAGCCCATGAGTATCCTGTTCTGCCGGGAAAAAGACCCGGAGCGGGAGATCTGGGATGGCTATCGATACGGCCCCGAGGCGGCCAAAGCGAAATTCGGGTTTGATGAGGCGTGGCCTCTGGCTGAGATGGATCAACGGATACCCGAGATATTGCATCATCAGTCCTGTCTCTACTCGGCCTTCGGTGTGGACGCCAGCTGGGATCAGCGTGTCAGTGGTTGGTTGCAGGCCACCCGTCGCCTATCAGTCCGCGCCCATGTTGGCCCCACGGAGCTGCGAGATTGGCGCACCCTGGTCGATGAGATGCGCCTGATCAAAGATGAGCAGGAGCTGGGTGTGATGCGGCGGGCGGCGGCGATTTCAGGTGATGCCCATGTCCGTGCCATGCGTTTCGCCAAGCCGGGTTGCTTCGAATATGAGGTCGAGGCCGAGCTGATGCATGAATTCTACCGCCGTGGCAGTCGGGCCCCGGCCTATGGCAGCATCGTCGCTGCTGGGGCCAATGCTTGCGTGTTGCACTACGAGACCAACAATGCCGTGTTGAACGATGGGGATCTGTTATTGATCGATGCAGGGTGCGAGCTGGAAGGTTATGCCAGCGATATCACCCGTACCTTTCCGGTCAATGGCAAATTCAGCGGGCCACAGCGGGATGTCTACGAGATCGTGCTGGCCGCCCAGCAGGCAGCGATTGACTTGATCCGCCCTGGTGCGCTGTGGAGCGATCCGCATCTGGCTGCCGTCAAAGTCCTGGCGCAAGGCATGTTGGACCTGAAATGGCTGGAGGGCTCTCTGGATGCGGTGATCGAGTCTGAAGCCTATCGACAGTTCTATATGCATCAGACCGGGCACTGGCTGGGGTTGGACGTGCATGACGTCGGAGACTATAAGCAGCAGGATAGCTGGCGGGCGCTTCAGCCAGGTATGGTGATGACCGTTGAGCCCGGGCTCTATGTGCGGCCAACGGACAAGGTTCCAGAGGCTTTCTGGCATATCGGCATCCGTATCGAAGACGATGTGGCCATCACCACAACCGGCCACGATGTATTGACCGCTGGCACCCCGAAGACCATCGCAGATATTGAAGCCACCATGGCAACGCGTTGA
- a CDS encoding FAD-dependent monooxygenase — protein MTNQIAQLPDHLDIAIVGGGPVGAALALSLQDAGLHVAVLEARAGEPKPDPRALALSWGSVQTLERLGAWQGLQESTPIKTVHVSQRSGFGHATLSCEELDVPALGYVVNYGDLAGALHRRLLQAPVHYQQGVQLDTVKALPGYVAMRLNQGHKQKMVTASLLVVADGGKSLTTLPGIERRMQDYGQHAVICDVRTDQAQRWVAYERFSEQGPMALLPRGEGFTVVWTCGNDEVEACMALSDEVFLAQLQGRMGDRAGRFISTGPRASFPLALRRLVSPVGVRTVLIGNAAQVLHPVAGQGFNLGLRDAIALADVVASTARDTLGTQPMLNRYAKVRKLDATTTTAFTDSLIKLFALPGSLASSARGSGLALLDLVPAARKRFTQHMVFGAGA, from the coding sequence ATGACCAATCAGATTGCCCAATTACCTGATCATCTCGACATCGCCATCGTCGGTGGCGGCCCTGTGGGTGCGGCTCTGGCCTTGTCATTGCAGGATGCCGGCCTGCATGTGGCCGTGCTGGAGGCTCGGGCAGGTGAGCCCAAACCCGACCCACGCGCCCTTGCCCTGTCATGGGGGAGTGTCCAGACGCTTGAGCGGCTTGGCGCCTGGCAGGGGTTGCAGGAGTCCACACCGATCAAGACTGTTCATGTTTCGCAGCGGAGTGGGTTTGGGCACGCGACTTTGTCGTGTGAAGAGCTGGATGTGCCTGCTCTGGGTTATGTGGTGAATTATGGGGACTTGGCTGGCGCACTGCATCGCCGCCTGTTGCAAGCGCCTGTCCACTATCAGCAAGGGGTACAGCTGGATACGGTCAAGGCACTGCCAGGCTATGTGGCCATGCGTCTGAATCAAGGCCATAAACAGAAAATGGTGACAGCCAGCTTGCTGGTGGTGGCCGATGGCGGCAAAAGCCTGACGACCTTGCCCGGCATCGAGCGTCGCATGCAGGATTATGGGCAGCATGCTGTGATCTGCGATGTCAGGACAGATCAGGCCCAGCGTTGGGTGGCCTATGAACGGTTTTCCGAACAGGGCCCGATGGCTTTGCTGCCGCGTGGCGAGGGGTTCACGGTGGTGTGGACTTGCGGCAATGATGAGGTGGAAGCCTGCATGGCATTGTCGGATGAGGTGTTCCTGGCGCAGCTGCAAGGCAGGATGGGGGATCGGGCTGGGCGTTTCATCTCCACCGGGCCGCGTGCATCCTTCCCGCTGGCTTTGCGGCGGCTGGTCAGCCCAGTGGGCGTGCGCACGGTGCTGATCGGCAACGCGGCCCAGGTGTTGCACCCCGTCGCCGGACAAGGTTTCAATCTTGGCCTACGTGATGCGATCGCATTGGCGGATGTCGTGGCCTCGACAGCGCGCGACACGCTGGGGACGCAGCCCATGCTGAATCGGTACGCCAAGGTGCGTAAGCTGGATGCGACCACCACGACGGCCTTTACCGACAGCCTGATCAAATTATTTGCCTTGCCGGGCAGCCTCGCCAGCTCGGCAAGAGGCAGCGGCTTGGCCTTGCTGGATTTGGTGCCCGCCGCCCGCAAGCGTTTTACGCAACATATGGTATTTGGAGCCGGGGCATGA
- a CDS encoding UbiH/UbiF family hydroxylase has translation MSDLQSDVIIVGAGLVGSSLALALAGSRLRVTLIDGRAPAPLPEDDSWDTRIYAISPGSQQFLTELGAWQRMPGDRLSPVSQMKVRGDAQDACLAFSAADVRVPQLACILENRLLQDALWQAVKAADNVQIICPAEPTHMALDGHAASLTLADGRVIEGRLLVGADGANSWVRAQAGITAAPRLYQQKGVVANFACERHHGQVARQWFFPDGILAWLPLPGNLMSMVWSTWDAQADELVALDADILCERVAQAGNHELGKLKLVTLAAAFPLRLLHLDRIVSHRLALVGDAAHNVHPLAGQGVNLGFQDACILARVLKAAGAGEDIGEHLLLRRYERARKEDILAMQTVTDGLQRLFNNDNSLLGWLRNTGLALTDRLGPIKHRLIRHALGSVDMVS, from the coding sequence ATGAGTGATCTGCAAAGTGATGTCATCATCGTAGGTGCAGGGCTGGTTGGCAGCAGCTTGGCCCTGGCCTTGGCCGGAAGCAGGCTGCGGGTGACGTTGATCGATGGGCGGGCACCCGCTCCCTTGCCCGAGGATGATTCCTGGGATACGCGGATCTATGCCATCAGCCCAGGTAGCCAGCAATTCCTGACAGAGCTGGGTGCCTGGCAGCGTATGCCGGGAGATCGTCTGTCGCCGGTCAGCCAGATGAAGGTGCGCGGCGATGCCCAAGATGCCTGCTTGGCTTTTTCGGCAGCCGATGTGCGGGTTCCTCAACTGGCCTGCATACTGGAAAACCGGCTGCTGCAGGATGCGCTGTGGCAAGCTGTCAAAGCGGCGGACAATGTGCAGATCATCTGCCCTGCAGAGCCCACCCACATGGCGCTGGATGGCCATGCGGCTTCGTTGACACTGGCGGATGGGCGGGTGATTGAAGGTCGATTGCTGGTCGGTGCTGACGGTGCGAATTCCTGGGTGCGTGCCCAGGCTGGTATCACCGCTGCGCCCCGCCTCTACCAGCAAAAAGGTGTGGTGGCCAATTTCGCGTGTGAGCGCCATCATGGACAGGTCGCTCGTCAGTGGTTCTTCCCGGACGGTATCCTGGCATGGCTGCCGTTGCCTGGGAACCTTATGTCAATGGTATGGTCTACCTGGGATGCGCAAGCGGACGAGCTGGTCGCTCTTGATGCAGACATCCTGTGTGAGCGGGTCGCCCAGGCTGGCAACCACGAGCTGGGCAAGCTCAAGCTGGTGACTCTCGCCGCGGCCTTCCCGCTACGGTTGTTGCATCTTGATCGTATCGTCTCGCATCGGCTAGCGCTGGTGGGGGATGCCGCCCACAATGTCCACCCACTGGCTGGGCAGGGCGTCAATCTGGGCTTTCAGGATGCATGCATCCTTGCTCGCGTCCTGAAGGCCGCCGGGGCTGGCGAAGACATCGGGGAGCATTTGCTGCTGCGCCGCTACGAGCGGGCGCGCAAAGAAGATATCCTGGCCATGCAGACTGTGACGGATGGTCTGCAGCGCCTGTTCAATAACGACAACAGCCTACTTGGCTGGTTGCGTAATACAGGTCTGGCATTGACAGACCGCTTGGGCCCGATCAAGCATCGGCTGATTCGTCATGCACTAGGTTCTGTTGACATGGTTTCCTAG
- a CDS encoding DsbC family protein produces the protein MLKVGRVSASVAVTLALAACLPNSTVAADKQADKGPVKPAVAEDIKKKLAERLPNVKIDSVANTPISGLYEVVVNKRDIVYVDREAKYLMDGNLVDLSVRKSLTEERAADLRRVDFGTLPFDDAIKVVKGKGERKLAVFSDPDCPFCKRLEASLKDMDNVTIYTFLYPLAQLHPDAPRKSALVWCAADRVSAWNALMHEGKLPEGEGKCDTPLAKIASLAEQYGISGTPGIVFPNGKLVPGAISREQIEKELGAGK, from the coding sequence ATGTTGAAAGTTGGGCGTGTGAGCGCCTCGGTGGCGGTGACATTGGCGCTGGCGGCCTGCCTGCCGAATTCCACCGTGGCGGCGGATAAGCAAGCGGACAAAGGCCCGGTCAAGCCTGCGGTGGCTGAGGACATCAAGAAAAAGCTGGCAGAACGCCTGCCCAATGTCAAAATCGATAGCGTGGCCAACACGCCGATCAGCGGCTTGTACGAGGTGGTGGTCAACAAGCGCGATATCGTCTACGTGGATCGCGAAGCCAAGTATCTGATGGATGGCAATCTGGTTGATCTGTCGGTGCGCAAGAGCCTGACAGAAGAGCGGGCGGCTGATCTGCGCCGTGTCGATTTCGGCACGCTGCCATTCGACGATGCCATCAAAGTGGTCAAGGGCAAGGGTGAGCGTAAGCTGGCGGTGTTCTCTGACCCGGATTGCCCATTCTGCAAGCGTCTGGAAGCCTCGTTGAAGGATATGGATAACGTCACCATCTATACCTTCCTCTACCCGCTGGCCCAATTGCACCCCGACGCACCCCGTAAATCCGCCCTGGTCTGGTGCGCGGCGGATCGTGTCTCGGCATGGAATGCATTGATGCATGAGGGCAAGCTGCCGGAAGGCGAAGGCAAATGTGATACCCCGCTGGCCAAGATCGCCAGCCTGGCAGAGCAATATGGCATCAGTGGCACACCGGGTATCGTGTTCCCGAATGGCAAGCTGGTGCCAGGGGCCATTTCTCGCGAACAGATCGAAAAAGAGCTGGGCGCGGGCAAGTAA
- a CDS encoding energy transducer TonB: MTALSLSLALHYLLIFGLTAYGDRPSSQSRQSISVHLSKVDRKMVAPASPAKATPLSVPQSKLKLPKQSPPPPSAHTSLPTMLGETQATASPEESPGSPAVVLPEPVPFMPSLGIIEAPDLTYYPSAEVDEPAVPTEPITPFLPVWALKNPDKEINGRALLRLWVDEKGEVEKVDVVESNPSDLMDDNALYVWRHAKFNPAIKNGKAVRNQKLIEVTFGDVTKVSPDQLMVVEQPSAPGSDGAGESPRFRSKRDH, translated from the coding sequence ATGACAGCGCTATCGCTATCCTTGGCGCTGCATTACCTGTTGATCTTTGGGTTGACTGCCTATGGTGATCGGCCCAGCAGCCAGTCCCGGCAATCCATCTCTGTCCACCTGTCCAAGGTGGATCGCAAGATGGTGGCGCCTGCCAGCCCAGCCAAGGCAACGCCGCTTTCCGTGCCACAATCCAAGCTGAAGCTGCCTAAGCAAAGCCCCCCCCCGCCTTCCGCCCACACATCGCTGCCCACCATGTTGGGCGAGACGCAGGCCACCGCTTCGCCTGAAGAGAGCCCGGGTTCACCGGCAGTGGTGTTGCCTGAGCCTGTACCGTTCATGCCCAGCCTGGGGATCATTGAAGCGCCCGATCTGACCTATTACCCCTCGGCTGAGGTGGACGAGCCCGCCGTGCCGACGGAGCCGATTACCCCGTTTCTGCCAGTGTGGGCACTGAAGAACCCGGACAAGGAGATCAATGGTCGGGCGTTGTTGCGGCTATGGGTCGATGAAAAAGGTGAGGTAGAGAAAGTCGATGTGGTGGAATCGAACCCATCAGACCTGATGGATGACAATGCGCTGTATGTCTGGCGCCATGCCAAGTTCAACCCAGCCATCAAGAATGGCAAGGCAGTGCGCAATCAAAAGCTGATCGAGGTCACCTTTGGTGATGTCACCAAAGTTTCGCCCGATCAGCTGATGGTGGTCGAGCAGCCTAGTGCACCGGGTTCGGATGGCGCTGGTGAATCGCCTCGATTTCGCTCAAAACGGGATCACTGA